Proteins from one Streptomyces sp. NBC_00289 genomic window:
- a CDS encoding UbiD family decarboxylase: MDALAECGDVICVDRLVDPCLEMGAIIRRSYETRSPAPLFTRLTGVAAGHRVLGAPAALSSDPRRPLARVALSLGLPAEVTGRQIVEHIAEARRRPTVPPVEVATGPCKENIRVGPRASLEGFPAPLLHLGDGGRYINTWGTIVACTPDGTFTNWSIARIMMIDEKRLTGLVAPGQHLHKVWRQWAELGRPMPYALVQGGDPALPFVAGMPLPDGVEEAGFLGALTGKPVEVVRCETVDLMVPANAEIVIEGYLSTSPDADEGPMGEFTGYIPQHGSKQPSYTVEAVTHRHDPIWPHVVEGQPVDEFHTASGISLAAEILSHLRAAGLPVSTVWAPFESATHWTAITVSGTWREQLPGLTSGELVERIKDALATCRAYVLLTRTFVLDDDIDPSNISELIWALATRWHPTEGHHVRTGPIVPLLACYSPAEQASASGPKGVYDCLLPEPGQGRLVRSSFQHGYPADLQQEVVRTWTP, encoded by the coding sequence GTGGATGCACTCGCCGAATGTGGCGATGTGATCTGCGTCGACCGCCTGGTGGATCCGTGTCTCGAAATGGGTGCGATCATTCGCAGGAGCTATGAGACACGCTCGCCGGCTCCGCTGTTCACCCGTCTCACCGGCGTTGCTGCCGGGCATCGCGTACTCGGTGCTCCGGCCGCGCTCAGCTCCGATCCCCGGCGACCACTCGCCCGCGTCGCACTGTCCCTTGGACTGCCTGCGGAGGTGACCGGTCGTCAGATCGTCGAACACATAGCTGAGGCGCGGCGGCGACCAACAGTGCCCCCTGTTGAGGTGGCGACCGGTCCCTGCAAGGAGAACATCCGCGTCGGGCCGCGGGCCTCGCTGGAGGGATTCCCCGCTCCTCTGCTGCACCTCGGCGACGGCGGCAGGTACATCAACACTTGGGGAACCATCGTCGCGTGTACGCCCGACGGCACGTTCACGAACTGGTCCATCGCGCGGATCATGATGATCGACGAGAAGCGCCTGACCGGCCTGGTCGCCCCTGGCCAGCACCTGCACAAGGTTTGGCGTCAATGGGCCGAACTAGGCAGACCCATGCCTTATGCCTTGGTCCAGGGAGGGGACCCGGCGCTTCCCTTCGTCGCCGGCATGCCCCTGCCGGACGGAGTGGAGGAAGCTGGCTTCCTCGGTGCTCTGACGGGCAAGCCGGTGGAGGTCGTGCGCTGCGAGACGGTCGACCTGATGGTGCCCGCGAACGCCGAGATTGTGATTGAAGGGTATCTGTCGACCTCCCCGGACGCCGACGAAGGGCCGATGGGGGAGTTCACCGGCTATATCCCCCAACACGGCAGTAAACAGCCCTCGTACACCGTCGAGGCTGTCACTCACCGCCATGACCCGATCTGGCCTCACGTTGTGGAGGGTCAGCCGGTGGACGAGTTTCATACCGCCTCTGGGATCTCGTTGGCCGCAGAGATTCTCTCGCACCTGCGTGCGGCGGGACTGCCAGTGAGCACCGTCTGGGCGCCCTTCGAGAGCGCCACCCACTGGACGGCCATCACCGTGTCAGGAACCTGGCGGGAGCAGTTGCCTGGTCTGACATCGGGCGAACTGGTGGAACGAATTAAAGATGCCCTTGCCACCTGCCGCGCTTACGTGCTGTTGACCCGGACCTTCGTCCTCGACGACGACATCGATCCGAGCAACATCAGCGAGCTGATATGGGCCCTGGCCACTCGCTGGCACCCCACCGAGGGTCATCACGTCCGGACCGGGCCCATCGTCCCATTGCTAGCATGCTATTCGCCAGCCGAGCAGGCGTCCGCCAGCGGCCCGAAGGGCGTCTATGACTGCCTCCTGCCAGAACCCGGCCAAGGACGACTGGTCAGAAGTTCCTTCCAGCACGGGTACCCGGCCGACCTTCAGCAGGAGGTGGTCAGGACATGGACCCCCTGA
- the fabG gene encoding 3-oxoacyl-ACP reductase FabG has protein sequence MPRTVLVTGGSRGIGLAVAEAFQEKGYRVAVTRRDSAAPDGFFNVACDVTDPRGVDRAFTAVEEEIGPVEILVANAGITEDSLLMRMGDEQFSRVLDTNLYGAWRCARRAVRPMVRARWGRVIFMSSVSAYSGGAGQTNYAASKSGLVGIARSMVRELGPRNITTNVVAPGWIDTEMTAALPSAHRAKVLEEIPLGRPGSVRDVASAVTWLAAEESGYITGAVLPVDGGLGMGH, from the coding sequence GTGCCCCGTACCGTGCTTGTGACAGGAGGGAGCCGTGGTATTGGTCTCGCCGTGGCCGAGGCATTTCAAGAAAAGGGGTACAGAGTCGCAGTCACTCGTCGCGACTCGGCTGCGCCGGACGGTTTCTTCAACGTTGCCTGCGATGTCACAGATCCGAGAGGGGTCGATCGCGCCTTCACTGCTGTGGAGGAGGAGATCGGGCCGGTGGAGATTCTTGTGGCGAATGCCGGGATCACCGAGGACTCGCTGTTGATGCGTATGGGGGACGAGCAGTTCAGTCGGGTGTTGGATACGAATCTGTACGGTGCCTGGCGGTGTGCGCGCCGCGCTGTTCGGCCCATGGTTCGGGCGCGTTGGGGCCGCGTGATATTCATGTCTTCGGTGTCCGCATATTCCGGGGGAGCGGGGCAGACCAACTACGCGGCCAGTAAATCGGGGCTGGTCGGCATTGCCCGGTCGATGGTGCGGGAACTCGGGCCTCGGAATATCACGACAAACGTCGTGGCGCCGGGATGGATCGACACCGAGATGACAGCCGCGCTGCCGAGCGCCCACCGAGCAAAGGTCCTTGAGGAGATCCCGCTCGGGCGGCCCGGGAGTGTCCGCGACGTCGCCAGTGCCGTGACCTGGCTGGCCGCAGAGGAGAGCGGTTACATCACGGGAGCTGTTCTGCCCGTGGACGGTGGACTGGGCATGGGGCACTGA
- a CDS encoding acyl carrier protein has protein sequence MSVLTSKFLLDALQSLNYDVDGVSDETPLGPDGLDLESLTLAEVLMLIEEQFGVHVDEDETERLAGLTVGEFVSALTARSVPEPTSA, from the coding sequence ATGAGCGTGCTGACGAGTAAGTTCCTTCTCGATGCCCTGCAGTCCCTCAACTACGACGTCGACGGTGTCAGCGACGAGACTCCGCTGGGCCCCGACGGTCTGGACCTGGAGTCTCTCACTCTCGCCGAAGTCCTGATGCTCATCGAGGAGCAGTTCGGCGTCCACGTGGACGAGGACGAGACCGAGCGGCTGGCGGGTTTGACCGTGGGGGAGTTCGTGAGCGCCCTGACGGCCCGTTCCGTGCCCGAGCCGACGTCGGCATGA
- a CDS encoding transposase family protein — translation MSAGVATNRSRLPLWADGLPVTVQKPEPHVPSVCHRLSRQVAFVGRVFGLSLAERLVRLPDPRHRRGVRHPFVAVLLIAASAVVAGARSYTAIGQWARSAPQRTLARLGARLLTSLNVWIAPSRSTLRRIVSTVCPGGLADLTGEVPAGVESVAADGKSARGSRHGQTPAAHLLAAMTSDGQTITQPPSYAYRTGRMKSPASPPCWPPSGWPGSW, via the coding sequence ATGTCGGCGGGGGTCGCTACGAACAGATCGAGGCTCCCGTTGTGGGCGGATGGCCTGCCAGTCACCGTTCAAAAACCGGAGCCTCATGTGCCGTCAGTCTGCCACCGTCTGTCTCGTCAAGTCGCCTTCGTTGGAAGGGTGTTCGGGCTGTCGTTGGCGGAGCGGCTGGTCAGACTCCCAGACCCGCGGCATCGCCGGGGCGTACGTCACCCGTTCGTGGCGGTGCTGCTGATCGCTGCGTCCGCCGTGGTGGCGGGCGCGCGGTCGTACACGGCGATCGGGCAGTGGGCCCGCAGTGCGCCGCAGCGGACACTGGCCCGGCTCGGCGCACGCCTGCTGACCTCGCTGAACGTGTGGATCGCGCCGAGCAGGTCGACACTCCGGAGGATCGTTTCCACCGTCTGTCCAGGTGGTCTGGCTGACTTGACCGGGGAGGTCCCGGCCGGGGTGGAGTCGGTGGCCGCGGACGGCAAGAGCGCCCGCGGGTCCCGCCATGGCCAGACCCCGGCCGCGCATCTGCTCGCTGCCATGACCAGCGACGGCCAGACCATCACCCAGCCACCCAGCTACGCGTACCGGACAGGACGAATGAAATCACCTGCTTCGCCGCCCTGCTGGCCCCCTTCGGGCTGGCCGGGATCGTGGTGA
- a CDS encoding Lsr2 family protein, producing the protein MAQKVITTFVDDLTGEQSQDISTHSILIDGAGVEIDLTDENYEKLLELLNPYLHADGTRRIRGGTKSKGQPRMPADRKADSSAIRAWARENGHEVSDRGRVSASVREAYEKAK; encoded by the coding sequence ATGGCCCAGAAGGTGATCACGACATTTGTGGACGACTTGACCGGCGAACAGTCGCAGGACATCTCCACTCACAGCATCCTTATTGATGGAGCGGGGGTCGAAATCGATCTTACGGACGAAAACTACGAAAAACTCCTCGAGCTGCTGAATCCTTATCTTCACGCTGACGGTACCCGCAGGATCCGTGGCGGGACTAAGTCGAAGGGGCAGCCCAGGATGCCCGCAGACAGGAAGGCCGACTCTTCCGCGATCCGAGCTTGGGCTCGGGAAAACGGCCATGAGGTCAGCGATCGAGGCCGTGTGTCCGCCTCGGTGCGTGAGGCGTACGAGAAGGCCAAGTAG
- a CDS encoding ISL3 family transposase encodes MGDVLLQNLWFHQVQGVVIENVVPDGELVAVRARAVAERVVCPACGTLSSRVHSRYVRRLADSSVRGRPVLIELQVRRFRCGQRLCRQATFAEQVDGLTVRHGRRSAGLQTVLERVAVMLAGRAGARLSQTLAAGVSRSTLLRLIRRLPEPETSTPRVLGVDDFALRKGHKYGTILIDIETRQPIDLLPDRTTSTVAKWLADHPGIEVICRDRSTAYAEAGRLGAPNAIHVADRWHIWSNLTEAVEKTVVQHRALLREPHDAATAQAVADTENTNLDPPSPRGPRTTGRLSDRIREQHAAIHALLEQGIGLRAIARQQGLARNTVRRFANAASADELLVGRWTGRASILDPYKPYLHQRWAEGCTVARRLFEEVRERGYPGGENVVKVYVAKLRENFPHDPPHKTPSVRNVTSWLTRHPDRLTEDQTQQLKAILARCPALDRTAHHVRTFAELMNNRQGRDLNKWITSVRAEDLPALHTFVTGLGQDLDAVVAGLSLRYSSGAVEGQNNKIKMLKRQMFGRANFDLLRKRVLLTARCRS; translated from the coding sequence GTGGGTGATGTTCTCCTCCAGAACCTGTGGTTCCACCAGGTCCAAGGTGTCGTGATCGAAAACGTTGTGCCTGACGGCGAGTTGGTGGCCGTGCGGGCCCGGGCGGTTGCGGAGCGGGTCGTATGTCCAGCGTGCGGGACGCTGTCGTCTCGGGTGCACAGCCGGTACGTACGGCGGCTCGCCGACAGCTCGGTCAGAGGGCGTCCGGTGCTGATCGAGTTACAGGTGCGGCGGTTCCGCTGCGGCCAACGTTTGTGCAGACAGGCGACGTTCGCCGAGCAGGTCGACGGACTGACCGTCCGGCACGGCCGACGCAGCGCCGGGCTGCAGACAGTGCTGGAGCGTGTGGCGGTGATGCTGGCCGGCCGTGCCGGTGCCCGCCTCTCCCAGACTCTGGCCGCCGGGGTGAGCAGGTCGACACTGCTGCGGTTGATCCGTCGCCTGCCGGAGCCCGAGACCTCGACACCGCGGGTGCTCGGGGTGGACGACTTCGCGCTGCGCAAGGGCCACAAGTACGGCACGATCCTGATCGACATCGAAACCCGTCAGCCCATCGACCTGCTGCCGGACCGGACGACGTCGACGGTCGCCAAGTGGCTCGCCGACCATCCCGGCATCGAGGTGATCTGTCGGGACCGCTCCACCGCCTATGCCGAGGCCGGACGGCTCGGCGCCCCGAACGCCATCCACGTCGCGGACCGATGGCACATCTGGTCGAACCTTACTGAGGCCGTCGAGAAGACAGTCGTTCAACACCGCGCTCTGCTACGTGAGCCGCACGACGCCGCCACGGCCCAGGCCGTCGCGGACACGGAGAACACGAACCTCGATCCGCCCTCTCCCAGAGGGCCGCGGACAACCGGCCGACTCTCCGACCGCATCCGGGAACAGCACGCGGCTATCCACGCTCTCCTCGAGCAGGGCATCGGACTGCGCGCGATCGCCCGCCAACAGGGGCTGGCCCGCAATACCGTCCGCCGCTTCGCCAACGCGGCAAGCGCGGACGAACTCCTGGTTGGCCGGTGGACCGGCCGAGCCAGCATTCTCGACCCCTACAAGCCTTACCTGCACCAGCGGTGGGCGGAGGGCTGCACCGTCGCCCGCCGCCTGTTCGAGGAAGTACGCGAACGTGGCTACCCCGGCGGCGAGAACGTGGTGAAGGTCTACGTGGCCAAACTCCGCGAGAACTTTCCGCACGACCCGCCCCACAAGACGCCGTCCGTGCGGAATGTGACCAGCTGGCTCACCCGCCATCCCGACCGCCTCACCGAGGACCAGACCCAGCAGCTCAAAGCGATCCTGGCTCGCTGCCCCGCGCTCGACCGCACCGCCCACCACGTCCGCACGTTTGCCGAGCTCATGAACAACCGTCAGGGCCGGGACCTGAACAAGTGGATCACGAGCGTCCGGGCCGAGGACCTGCCAGCCCTTCATACCTTCGTCACCGGTCTCGGCCAGGATCTCGATGCCGTCGTCGCCGGCCTCAGCCTTCGCTACAGCTCCGGCGCGGTCGAGGGTCAGAACAACAAGATCAAGATGTTGAAGCGGCAGATGTTCGGCCGAGCCAACTTCGACCTGCTCCGCAAACGGGTCCTCCTCACCGCGCGATGCCGTTCATGA
- a CDS encoding UbiX family flavin prenyltransferase, whose protein sequence is MSQGATTRLVVGMTGATGVAIGVRLLEVARKHPGLETHLVMTKWARATLAMETCYSVREVADMADFSYSSADQAAPIASGSFPVQGMVVVPCSMKTLAAVRAGYGGDLIARAADVTLKERRRLVLVARETPLSDIHLENMLALSRMGATILPPMPAFYNRPTSISDMVDHIVMRVLDQFGIESEIAPRWSGAPREADGVR, encoded by the coding sequence ATGTCGCAAGGGGCGACGACACGCTTGGTCGTCGGCATGACAGGCGCCACCGGTGTTGCGATCGGTGTCAGGCTTCTGGAAGTCGCGAGGAAGCATCCGGGGCTTGAGACCCACCTGGTGATGACAAAGTGGGCGCGGGCCACACTTGCCATGGAGACCTGCTATTCGGTGCGCGAAGTCGCCGATATGGCAGACTTCTCATATTCTTCGGCGGATCAGGCGGCTCCCATCGCCAGCGGATCGTTTCCGGTGCAGGGCATGGTGGTAGTGCCGTGCAGCATGAAGACGCTCGCTGCTGTTCGCGCCGGATACGGCGGTGACCTGATTGCCCGTGCCGCAGACGTGACTTTGAAGGAGCGGCGCCGACTGGTATTGGTGGCGCGCGAGACTCCGCTGTCGGATATTCATCTTGAGAACATGTTGGCGCTTTCCAGGATGGGTGCGACAATCCTGCCGCCAATGCCAGCTTTCTACAATAGGCCGACAAGTATTTCTGACATGGTCGACCATATCGTGATGAGAGTGTTGGATCAGTTCGGCATCGAGTCCGAAATTGCCCCTCGGTGGAGCGGTGCCCCCCGCGAAGCGGACGGAGTGCGGTGA
- a CDS encoding beta-ketoacyl synthase N-terminal-like domain-containing protein, with the protein MPVAVTGMAVLSGFGRGTAPLLRGVSIGAPAFRSVRRFAVGSGSRTDLGAVHHDARSLPEELTSSVTEACAMAGLTKAERAATPLFLAIQADREVARQSAVDFRVHGARASAVEVAARCGLYPRRVYTNACTAASTALAEAASMIASGSTECAVVASGYLVDAERFALFSAGGALSDDQHVRPFSSGRRGLLLGDAVGAVVLEKAGRAGGRAQAALMSWALSGDAHHVCRPHPAGAGLARAITSALDRAGLDPQAIDYVNAHGTGTTHNDAAESAALHRALGSHSAHVAVSSSKSVHGHALEASGMLELITTVLALQSGQLPVNAGYLGADEQCGLNLVLSQSQAASDIRYALSLNAAFGGANTALVVGRA; encoded by the coding sequence ATGCCGGTCGCGGTCACGGGCATGGCTGTACTGTCGGGCTTCGGACGCGGCACAGCCCCGCTTCTTCGGGGCGTCTCGATAGGCGCCCCCGCCTTCCGGTCGGTGCGCCGCTTCGCCGTCGGCTCCGGTAGTCGCACCGACCTCGGAGCGGTCCACCACGACGCCCGTAGCCTGCCCGAGGAGTTGACCTCCTCCGTCACCGAGGCCTGCGCGATGGCAGGTCTGACGAAGGCGGAGCGGGCGGCGACACCGCTGTTCCTGGCAATCCAGGCAGACCGTGAGGTAGCCCGTCAGTCGGCCGTCGACTTCCGGGTGCACGGCGCCCGTGCCTCGGCCGTCGAGGTGGCTGCCAGATGCGGGCTGTACCCGAGGCGCGTCTACACCAACGCCTGCACGGCTGCCAGTACCGCACTGGCCGAGGCCGCTTCGATGATCGCGTCCGGTAGTACCGAGTGTGCCGTCGTTGCGAGCGGCTACCTTGTGGATGCCGAACGGTTCGCGCTTTTCTCGGCCGGCGGCGCCCTGAGCGACGATCAGCATGTCCGACCGTTCAGCAGCGGCCGACGGGGCCTGCTGCTCGGCGACGCCGTCGGCGCGGTGGTCCTGGAGAAGGCGGGACGGGCCGGCGGACGGGCACAGGCAGCCCTGATGAGCTGGGCACTGTCCGGTGACGCTCACCACGTCTGCCGGCCGCACCCCGCCGGCGCGGGCCTGGCTCGCGCGATCACCAGCGCGCTCGACCGTGCCGGTCTCGATCCCCAGGCCATCGACTACGTCAACGCGCACGGCACCGGCACGACCCACAACGACGCAGCCGAAAGCGCCGCCCTGCACCGGGCACTGGGCAGCCATTCGGCGCACGTCGCCGTCAGTTCCAGCAAATCCGTGCACGGACACGCATTGGAGGCCTCGGGCATGCTCGAACTCATCACGACGGTGCTTGCGTTGCAGTCCGGGCAGCTTCCAGTCAACGCCGGATACCTGGGAGCGGACGAGCAGTGCGGGCTCAATCTGGTGCTGAGCCAGTCTCAGGCAGCATCGGACATCCGCTACGCGCTGAGTCTCAACGCGGCCTTTGGGGGCGCCAATACCGCACTGGTGGTGGGACGCGCATGA
- a CDS encoding class I adenylate-forming enzyme family protein encodes MDRADLRRIVQECQRRLEKAGLTSGGTVALRLPPSLCYVGHLLASWRIGAQVTVLDHRLTEHEAAEAVKRIDPQVVVSPKTEVTTMLRGYVEVTARYALRAGTPARTAHALLQLSSGSTGNPKIIGRGVHDLLREIDRYRQTDGMPGRGERVVQLSSIAHSFGLVGGLLHSLHAGVLMTLPKQFSAASILDAVTSRTESATLLGVPFHYGLLTTRTPKAGAPQLARAVSGGEKIRPEVAEQFTEQYGIPLGECYGMTETGFIALDFFGRHRPALGPVAPGVAVRVEKGELLVRAPENPYLSTTDASRWTDGWLRTRDAAALDADTEVLTVTGRLDSQVSVGGLKVDLTEVEQVLAALPGVHEAVVVFAGHIVAYLTVAPGTGAAHLRSEMRSRLAAFKRPRRLHLLSSLPRTSTGKLVRDLAVLRAAAADNPSSP; translated from the coding sequence GTGGACCGGGCCGACCTGCGCCGCATCGTTCAGGAATGCCAGCGCCGGCTGGAGAAGGCCGGGCTAACCTCTGGCGGAACAGTCGCGCTGCGACTCCCGCCGTCGCTGTGCTATGTCGGCCACCTGCTCGCCTCATGGAGGATCGGTGCACAGGTCACCGTTCTCGACCACAGGCTGACCGAGCATGAGGCCGCCGAGGCGGTGAAGCGGATCGATCCTCAGGTCGTCGTCTCCCCCAAGACCGAGGTCACGACCATGTTGCGGGGCTACGTCGAGGTCACGGCCCGCTATGCGCTGAGGGCTGGGACCCCGGCACGCACTGCTCACGCGCTGCTCCAACTGAGCTCAGGATCGACCGGAAACCCGAAGATCATCGGACGTGGCGTGCACGATCTGCTCAGGGAGATCGACCGGTACCGGCAGACGGACGGCATGCCCGGTCGGGGTGAGCGGGTAGTACAGCTAAGTTCTATCGCCCATTCCTTCGGACTGGTGGGCGGGCTCCTGCACAGCTTGCACGCGGGAGTGCTGATGACACTGCCCAAACAGTTCAGCGCCGCCTCAATATTGGACGCGGTGACTTCTCGAACTGAGTCGGCCACCCTGCTCGGGGTGCCCTTCCACTACGGCCTGCTCACCACGCGCACCCCAAAGGCCGGGGCTCCACAGCTGGCCCGGGCAGTTAGCGGCGGTGAGAAGATCCGCCCAGAGGTCGCGGAGCAGTTCACCGAGCAATACGGCATTCCGCTGGGCGAATGCTACGGAATGACCGAGACCGGCTTCATCGCGTTGGACTTCTTCGGCCGACACCGGCCGGCCCTCGGCCCTGTCGCCCCCGGTGTCGCTGTGCGGGTGGAAAAGGGGGAGTTGCTGGTCCGCGCTCCGGAGAACCCCTATCTCAGCACGACGGACGCCAGCCGCTGGACGGACGGCTGGCTGCGTACTCGGGACGCCGCCGCCCTCGACGCCGACACAGAGGTGTTGACCGTCACAGGACGACTGGACTCGCAGGTCTCCGTAGGCGGTTTGAAGGTCGACCTGACCGAGGTGGAACAGGTCCTGGCCGCCCTTCCGGGAGTCCACGAGGCCGTCGTCGTCTTCGCCGGACACATCGTGGCGTATCTGACGGTGGCGCCCGGCACCGGCGCCGCGCACCTCCGCAGTGAGATGCGGTCTCGCCTAGCCGCTTTCAAACGCCCACGGCGCCTGCATCTGCTGTCCAGTCTCCCGCGTACCTCGACCGGGAAGCTGGTTCGCGATCTTGCGGTGCTCAGGGCCGCCGCCGCGGACAACCCTTCCTCGCCGTAG
- a CDS encoding ISAs1 family transposase, which translates to MRAAACAVAAGARSHTAIGHWLRRAPQDTLGRLGFPVRGVLGVRPAASMDTVRRVVERLHPDGLAVLLRPAGAERDRPVRLAADGKSARGSRTRTRTAAHLLAVIDQDDQVIAQLRVPDKSNEVPWLRELPGPLDIEGAWVSADALHTQRETARFLVQDKKAHYLLTVKLNQPTLYARCHHLPWEKADLSSRQANPQDIALALRGHWHIENKIHYVRDSLWDEDRSQIRTGHGPENMATLRNTALNRLRATEATNMTEAVRDLSYEPFTAPLDLLGIPRGPAQTSEKFDFARALGGRSGRRGGAGAERRRVLPSGVSGV; encoded by the coding sequence GTGAGAGCGGCGGCCTGCGCGGTGGCGGCCGGGGCGCGTTCGCACACGGCGATCGGGCACTGGCTGCGGCGGGCGCCTCAGGACACCCTGGGCCGGCTGGGTTTCCCGGTCCGTGGCGTTTTGGGGGTGCGGCCGGCCGCGTCGATGGATACCGTCCGCCGGGTCGTCGAGCGGCTGCACCCCGACGGCCTGGCCGTGCTGCTGCGACCCGCAGGTGCAGAGCGTGACCGTCCCGTGCGGTTGGCGGCGGACGGCAAGAGCGCCCGGGGCTCGCGCACCCGGACACGGACCGCGGCTCACCTCCTGGCCGTCATCGACCAGGACGACCAGGTCATCGCCCAGTTACGGGTCCCCGACAAGTCCAACGAAGTCCCCTGGCTGCGCGAGTTGCCCGGCCCGCTGGACATCGAGGGCGCGTGGGTGAGCGCGGATGCACTGCACACGCAGCGTGAGACCGCCCGGTTCCTGGTCCAGGACAAGAAGGCCCATTACCTGCTCACCGTCAAGCTCAACCAGCCCACCCTGTACGCCCGGTGTCACCACCTTCCCTGGGAGAAGGCCGACCTGTCCTCACGCCAGGCGAATCCCCAGGACATCGCCCTGGCCCTGCGCGGTCACTGGCACATCGAGAACAAGATCCACTACGTGCGGGACAGCCTCTGGGACGAGGACCGCTCGCAGATCCGCACCGGCCACGGCCCGGAGAACATGGCCACCCTGCGCAACACCGCCCTCAATCGGCTCCGCGCCACCGAGGCCACCAACATGACCGAAGCCGTCCGTGACCTGTCCTACGAACCCTTCACCGCACCACTCGACCTCCTCGGCATCCCCCGCGGACCAGCACAGACGTCAGAGAAATTCGACTTTGCAAGAGCCCTGGGTGGGCGATCAGGACGACGCGGTGGCGCAGGAGCGGAACGCCGGCGCGTCCTGCCATCAGGCGTTTCTGGAGTTTGA
- a CDS encoding type II toxin-antitoxin system RelE/ParE family toxin has translation MDALLHATDRLADDPAPEGSRAWGSGHRRLHSGPWRILYRIDVQNSTLHIEHVGHTG, from the coding sequence GTGGACGCACTGTTGCATGCCACGGACCGGCTCGCGGACGATCCGGCCCCCGAAGGCTCTCGCGCGTGGGGAAGCGGCCACCGGCGTCTGCACAGCGGCCCGTGGAGGATCCTGTACCGCATCGACGTCCAGAACAGCACGCTGCACATTGAGCATGTAGGACACACCGGCTGA